From a region of the Gordonia sp. PP30 genome:
- a CDS encoding hydrogenase — protein sequence MQTLLFALGLVLFLLGLLTGLVNGAVRNPRMGLASHLQGMTNGPFLIIAGLLWPYLNLPHGWQVVTVVLLAYGTYANWLATQLAAIWGGGRRFAPAATGDHVARPGQERVIDFLLASLAPAMIAATALLIAGVLL from the coding sequence GTGCAGACACTCCTCTTCGCGCTGGGGCTGGTCCTGTTCCTCCTCGGGCTGCTCACCGGCCTGGTGAACGGGGCCGTGCGGAATCCCCGCATGGGGCTGGCCAGTCACCTGCAGGGGATGACGAACGGCCCGTTCCTCATCATCGCCGGACTGTTGTGGCCGTATCTGAACCTGCCGCACGGCTGGCAGGTCGTCACGGTGGTGTTGCTCGCGTATGGCACCTACGCCAACTGGCTGGCGACTCAGCTCGCCGCGATCTGGGGTGGCGGGCGCCGGTTCGCGCCGGCCGCGACGGGCGACCACGTCGCCCGGCCCGGCCAGGAACGCGTCATCGATTTCCTGCTCGCCTCACTCGCGCCGGCGATGATCGCGGCGACGGCGCTGCTCATCGCCGGGGTGCTGCTCTGA